The Imtechella halotolerans DNA window GGTATCATTACAATTATCGACATGAATTCGGTAAATTCTATTGGCAGGTTCTAATTCATTTCCTGTAAAATGGAAATTTCCAATACTATCCGTGTTAGTTTTAAGAAATATTTGATCGGTATATATACTTGATGATTTTCTGTAATCATCAATAATTGATAAATAAACAGTTTCTCCCCATTGTTGTGGGTCTATAGATCCTTTGAAGGTATATTGCCCCATGGTTGATATGGATGTTAACATTCCAATTATTAGGAGGAAAAAGAGTCGTTGCATATCGTAAAACTACTTTATTATTTTTTATAATTCAATACTCTGTTAGGCTATATTTATCTAGCCTAAGATAGTGGTAAGTTTAGAATGTCTACATTTGCTGTCGGTTGGTGTAACAAAATTTTATAAATTACGCCTTATAAATTCATCAATCAATAATTTAAGTAAATGAGTATCTGGAGAGTTTTACTTTCAATTGTTTGTCCACCTTTGGCGGTGTTAGATAAAGGTTGTGGTTCTATAATTATAGTGTTCATTTTGTGGCTCTGTGGTTGGGTTCCAGGTGTTATTGCTGCCCTTATCATTTTAAATAACCCTAATAGATAATTCTATGAATTTTTTTTCAAAGCCAATTTTTTTGTTGGCAAGTGTACTATTGTTATGTAGTTGTGAATTTAGCGAGAATATTGTAGTAAACCCTGATGGTACGGGCTCATTTTCAGTTGATTTTGACGGTTCAGCACTAATGGAAATGGCAGGAGAAGAAACAGGCGAGACAGCTATAGATTCTGTCCTTCATTTCAAAGATTTTTTGACAAGTGAAGCCGCTGATTCACTCTCAACTGAAGATTTAGCGAAGTATAAAAAGCTTGAAAATTTTTCAATGCATATGCTTATGGATCCTGCCCAGAAAAAAATGGTTTACAAATTGTTTGCCAACTTTAATAATGTAGGCGAATTACAGGATATGCTTAATTCTATGGCTTCTATTTCTGATATGAACACATCAAGTGAAGAGGAAGAGGTGGATAATAGTAATCCCTTTTCTGCTTTTGGAGATATGAATATCTCTGAAACCAAATATAGTTATGAAAAAAGTAAGTTTACTAGAAAATCAGTAATTAAAGATCAGGAGAAGTATCAAAAATTGATGGATAGTATTAGTACCGGTAATATGTCAATGATGTATGAGAGTACGACGTATAAACTTAATTATACCTTTCCTAAAAAAATTAAAAAGGTTTCAAATGAAGCGGTTACTATTAGTGAAGATGGTAAAAATATGGTTTTAGAACTTAGTTTCATGGACTATCTAAGTAACCCAGCTGCACTTGATGTAGAAGTTGAATTTGAAAAATAGTGTAGGTTTCCTTTAATGTTTATATAAGGCTGATGTTTGAACATCAGCCTTACTTTTTTGGCTAAACTAAGCCGTATGATGTATCTTTGCTTTATGAATAAAAAAGTATTTATTGAAGATTTAGGCTTCAAAGATTATAAAGATACTTGGGAGTATCAA harbors:
- a CDS encoding YqaE/Pmp3 family membrane protein, producing MSIWRVLLSIVCPPLAVLDKGCGSIIIVFILWLCGWVPGVIAALIILNNPNR